The nucleotide sequence ACATCGCCCGGCTCCAGCACCGGTTCGCCGAGGCCCGGGAGCGCGCCGCGCGTCTCGCGGAGCGGGCCGGGGAGTACGAGGAGACGCGGGCCCGCATGGAGCGCGGCCGCAAGGCGGAGAACGTGGCGCCCGCGCTGGAGCTGCGCGAGGACGCCGAGCGGGCGCACCGGCGGGCCGTCCAGGCCGAGGAGGACGCCCGGCGGGCCCTGCCCGACGATCACGCGGACTCCGGCGCCCCCGGTCTCGCGGCCGGCGCCCGGCGCGCTGCCGAGGAGCTGGGCGGCCTCGCCTCCGCCCGCCGCGCCGAGCACCGGCTCACCGGACTGCTCGCCGAACGCGACGGCCTCGACCGGGAGGAGCGCGAGGACGAGGACACCGCCCGCGAGGCGGACGCGTGGCTCGACGGCTGGGAGGCCGCCCGCGCGGCCCTCCAGACCCGTATCGAGTCCGCCCAGGAGTCCGCGTCCCGTGCCGAGGCCCTCGCCGCCCGGCGCGAGCCCGCCCGGCGGCGGCTGGACGCGGCCCGCCGCCGCGACCGGCTGACCTCGGACCTCACGGCCGCCGAGCGTCAGACCCTCGACTCCGGTCAGCGCGCCCAGGACCTGCGCGGGCGCTGGCTCGACCTCAAGGAACAGCGCCTGACCGGCATCGCCGCCGAGCTGGCCGCCCACCTCACCGACGGCGCGCCCTGCGCGGTCTGCGGCGCCACCGAGCACCCCGCCCCGGCCCGCAAGGACGCCGGACACGTCGACCGCGAGGCCGAGCAGCACGCCTTCGAGGAGCACCAGGAGGCCGAGCGGGAGCACGGCGAGCACAAGCAACGCGGCACCGAACTGCGAGCCGCGCTGGACGCCGTCACCGCCGAGGCCGGGGACACCCCCGCCGACCGGATCGCGGACGAAGTCGCCGAGCTGGAGCGCGAGTTCGAGCAGGCCCGCCAGGGCGCCTCCGCCCTGCACGCCGCGCGCGAGGAGCTGCGCCGGGCCGAGGCGGAGCGCGAGCAGCGGCTCCAGTCGCGCCAGCAGTCCGCAGTCCGGGCCGCCGCCCGGCTGACGAGGCGCGACACACTCGACGGTGAACAGACCACCCTCGAAGCCGAGTTGACGCGGGCGCGCGGAGCCGCCGAGAGCGTCGCCGCCCGTGCCGCGCAGTTGGAGCGGCTGGCGGCCGTGCTCACCGAGGCCGCCGACGCCGCCCGAACCGCCGAGGAAGCCGCCGTACGCCTGAAGGAAGCCGACGCCCGCCTCGCCGACGCCGCCTACCGCGCCGGCTTCGACACCCCGAGCGCCGCGGCCGGTGCCCTGCTGGACCCCGCCACCCACCGCGCACTCCAACACCGCCTGGACGAAAGGCAGTCGGAGGAGTCCGCCGTACGCGCGGTCCTCGCCGAGCCCGAGACGGTGGCGGCCTCCCGGCACGCCCCCGCCGACCTCGTCGCAGCGGGAGAGCGCGCCGCCGGTGCCGAGCGACGGCTGCGGGAAGCCGCCTCCGCCCGCGACGAGGCCGCCCGTCGCACGGCCGAGCTGGACCGGCTCTCCGCCCGCGCCGAGGACGGCGCCCGCCGCCTCGCCCCGCTGCGCGAGGAGTACGACCGGGTGGCCCGGCTCGCCGCCCTCGCGGCAGGCACCAGCGCGGACAACGAACGCCGGATGCGCCTGGAGTCCTACGTCCTCGCCGCCCGCCTGGAGCAGGTCGCCGCCGCCGCGACGGCACGCCTCAGGCTGATGTCCGCCGGGCGCTACACCCTCGTCCACTCCGACGACCGCAGCGGGCGCGGGCGCAGCGGTCTCGGCCTGCATGTCGTGGACGCGTGGACCGGCCGGGAGCGGGACACCGCGACCCTGTCCGGCGGCGAGACCTTCTTCGCCTCCCTCGCCCTCGCCCTGGGCCTCGCCGACGTCGTCACCGACGAGGCAGGCGGTGTCCGGCTCGACACCCTCTTCATCGACGAGGGCTTCGGCAGCCTGGACGACCAGACGCTCGACGAGGTCCTCGACGTCCTGGACTCCCTGCGTGAACGCGACCGTAGCGTCGGCATCGTCAGCCACGTCGGCGACCTGCGCCGCCGCATCCACGCCCAACTGGAGGTAGTCAAGGACCGGACGGGGTCGTCGCTGCGCCGGCGCGGTGCCTGAGGCGTCAGGGGTTGAGGCCGTCGAAGGTGACCGTCAGATGGCGCGGGCCGCGCAGCACCGCGTTCGGCCGGTACGGCGGCGGGTCCGCCACCAGACGCGGGTCCTGGAGCCGCCGGGCCAGCTCGGCCAGGGCGATCTGCGTCTCCAGCCGGGCCACGGGGGCGCCGAAGCAACTGTGGATTCCGCTGCCGAACCCGAGGTGCTGGAGGTCGTCCCGGTCGGGGTCGAAACGCTCCGGGTCCTTGAAGCGCTCCGGGTCCCGGTTGCCTGCAGCCAGCATCAGCCAGATCCGCGAGCCCTTGGGGATCGTCACCCCGCGCACCTCGATGTCGGTGATGCAGGTGCGCTGCGGCACGAGCTGCACCGGAGGCTCGTAGCGCAGCAGTTCCTCCACGATGTTGACCGCCAGTTCCGGGTCCTCCCGCAGCCGCTGCAGGTACTCCGGGTGGCGCAGCAGGGTCAGCATCCCGTTGGTGATGAGGTTGACGGTGGTCTCATGACCGGCGATCAGCAGCAGCACGGCCGTGCTGAGCACCTCCATCATGGTCATGGCGCCGTCCGGCCCCTTCCCGGCGGCCAGGTCGGAGAGCATGTCGTCGCGCGGGTCCTTGGACCGCTCCTCCACCAGTCCGGCCAGATACATGCCGAGCTGGGTGCGCGCCTCCTGCGCGGCCTGCACGAACTCGGGGCCCGCACTCTGCCGGGTCTCCGGGTCGAGGCTCGCCACCAGCGGGTCCACCCAGGAACGGAACCTCGGCTCGTCCTCGCGGGGCACCCCGAGCAGCCGGCAGATCACCGTCACCGGGAAGGGGTACGCGAACTGGTCGACGAGGTCCACCTCGGTCCGGCCCGCGAACCCGTCGATCAGCTCGGTGACGATCGTGTGCAGCTCGCCCCGCATGTCGTCGACCCGGCGCGGCTCGTGCGGCGGCCCGAACGCGCTGTTGGCGATGCGCCGCAGCCGGTCGTGCTCCGGCGGGTCCAGCCGGATGAACGACGGCGGCAGCCCGGTGCTCTCCGACTGCAGCTCGTCCGCGCCCGCCGCCGTCATGTTGGCCGCGTCGGAGCTGATCCGGGGGTCGTGCAGCAGGCTCTCGATGTCCCAGTACGAGCTGATGACGTACGGTTCGCCCTCCTCCTCGTGCAGCACCGGGGTGCGGCGCAGCTCGGCGTAGAGCGGGTAGGGGTCGGCGCGGTTGGCGAAGTCGGTGATCCGGGCCACCAGCGAGGGTTGCGTCATGACAGGTCCTAGGGGCTCGGGCGCGGCAGCGGGGCCGGACGGCGGTCAGTGGTGGCCGGGGGTGAAGACCAGACGGCGGTCGGCCGGTGAGTAGCCGCTGAGGGTCACGGTCGGGCCGTGGGTCGGCAGGGAAGGGTCGGGGAAGTCCGCCGCGACCGGCTGCCGCCCCTCCGGGCGGCGGTCCACCGTGGGGTACTCCACCGGGAACGGCGCGCCCTGCTCGATCTGCCGCTGGCAGTACTCCAGCCAGCGCGCGTTGTCGAAGGTCACGGCGGCCACGACCCGGCCCTTGAAGCCGTACACGCCGACGAACCGGCGCTCGGCCGTCGACCCCTGGATGATCATCAGCTCGTCGCCCATGGGCGGTACGCCCACCGACTTGATGTTCACCCCGAACTGCGAGGACCAGAAGGCGGGCATCCACATGTGCGGGCGCCGGTCGGAGGCGGGGCAGATCATGTTGTGCGCGGCCGTCTCCGCCTGTGCCACCGCGTTGCCCCAGTGCTCCAGCGACAGGAACTGGTAGCCGAACAGGGCATGCGGGGAGCGGGCCACGTCACCGGCGACGAACACATCGTCGGTGACGATCCCCCGGAAGTCGAAGGCCCGGCAGCCCGCGTCGCTGGCGATGCCGCGCGGCCCCGCCCCCAGCCCCGAACCGCTCAGCCACTCGGTGTTGCGCATCGACCCCAGCGAGACCACCACGACGTCCGCCTCGACCACGCTCTCGTCGGACAGGTGCACCGCGCGCACCCTGCCCATCGCGTCGCCCTCCAGCGCGGTCACGGTGACCCGGGTGCGCAGGTCCACGCCGTTCTCCAGATGGAGTTCGGCGGCGACCGCCCCGATCACCCCGCCGAGGGCGCCCACCAGGGGGGCGCCCGCGCGTTCGGCGACCGTGACCTCCAGGCCCATCTCCCGGCAGGCGGAGGCGACCTCGGACCCGGCGAACCCGGCCCCGATCACCACCACCCGCCGCGCCCCCGCCCGCAGCTTCTCGGTGAGGGCGGTCGCGTCGTCGCGGGTGCGGAGCACGAACACGCCGTCCAGCTCCGCCTCCTCGGGCACCGGCCAGGGGCGGGCGCGCACACCGGTGGCGATCAGCAGCCGGTCGTAGTCCACCTCCTCGCCGTCCGCGAGCAGCACCCGCTTGCCCGTCAGGTCCAGCCCCGCCGCCGGTACGCCGAGCCGCCACTCGGCGTCCAGCTCCCGGCGCCGGGGCAGCTCGGTGTGCTCGGGCGACGCCTTGCCCAGCAGGACCGACTTGGACAGCGGCGGCCGGTCGTAGGGCTCGTACGGTTCGTCGCCGATGAGGGTGAGGGAACCGGTGAAGCCCTCCTCGCGCAGCGTCTCGGCGGCCCGCAGCCCCGCCAGCGAGGCGCCGACGATCACGATCCGGCCCTCGCGGCGCAGCCAGTCCACGTAGTCAGCGGCCATCGCGCGGCTCCCAGGGAGCACCGGTGAGGACCTGCTCGGGCTCGGCGGGGGCGCCCTGGTGCAGGCCCTCCACCGTGATCGCCTGCACCGGGCAGGCGGCGGCCGCCCGCGCGACCGCGTCGCGGTGCTCGTCGGCGGCGCGCGGGTCGTAGAGGAGCGCCTCCTCGCCGTGCATGGTGAAGACGTCGGGGGCGAGGAACGCGCACTGGGCGTATCCCTGGCACTTGTTGAGATCGACGACGATCCGCATCGACGCTCCGCCCTTTCCGGTGGTCTGCTCCGGTCGTCCCCCGAACGCAAGCATCGGCGCGCCGGGGTGCGGGCCGCGCGCCGGGGCCCGCCGATCGGGTGAGCGGGTCAGGACAGCCTCACCCGCCGCCGACGCCCGCCGACCAGCAGGATGTGCATGCTGAGCAGCAGCGACCAGGCGGGGAAGACCAGTTCGGCCCAGGGCACGTTCGAGGAGACGAAGAGCAGCAGCAGCGCGCTCACGGCGCCCACCACTGTCAGCCAGCGCGGCAGCACACCCATGCGCTTGCCGATCACCGACATGGACGACACGAAGACGGCCGCCATCCGCATCGCGTAGTCCGTCATCAGCGTGTACGCGAAATGGCGGCCGAAGTCCCAGGCGGCGGGCGAGGGCGCGGCACCGGCCGGACGCGCCAGGGCCAGCACCGCCGAGGCCGAGGCGGCCGCGCCGAACAGGGTCGCGGTGAAGACCAGCCCGCTGCCCAGCAGCACGGTGGCCAGGAACCGGTCCTCCACATCGCCCACGTGGGCGCGCACGGCGCCCAGGAACCACAGGAAGAAGATGCCGGCGAACGGGATCAGCGCCAGCGCCGTACGCACCGCGTCCCGCCGCGCCGAGTCCGTGAACGCCCCGGCGCCGGCCGCGTCGGCCCCCTCCGGGATGCCGAGCCGCATCAGCACGATCGTCGCCGCCAGCAGCAGCGCGAACACCACCCCGGCCAGCCCGGCCGCCCGAGGCGTCTCGAGCGCCCGCCGACCCGGCCTGTTGCGCTGCATGAACGGCCCACCTCCCGCGAGCGACGGTCCCCCGCACCAGCAAGCAGCCGGTACGGGGGACGCGCCACCGCGACAGGGCCGTACGGCCGAGTCAGAGCCGGGACAGCTCGTCCACCAGGTCGTCCAGGCCCAGCGAACCCTGGGACAGCGCCGCCATGTGCCACGCCTTCAGGTCGAAGGCGTCGCCGTGCCGCTCACGCGCCCGCTCCCGGCCCGTCAGCCACGCCCGCTCGCCCAGCTTGTAGCCGATCGCCTGGCCCGGCATCGTCAGATAGCGGGTCAGCTCGCTCACCACGAAGTCCGCCGGGCGGCTGCTGTGCGCCCGGAAGAACTCCTCGGCCAGCTCCGGCGTCCACCGCTCACCGGGGTGGAACGGGGAGTCCGCCGGGATCTCCAGACCCAGGTGCATGCCGATGTCGATGATCACCCGGACCGCGCGCATCATCTGCGCGTCCAGATATCCGAGCCGCTCCTCCGCGTCGGCCAGGTAGCCCAGCTCGTCCATCAGCCGCTCCGCGTACAGCGCCCAGCCCTCGGCGTTGGCGCTGACCATGCCCACCGTGGCCTGGTAGCGCGACAGGTCCTCGGCGACGTGCGCCCACTGCGCGATCTGGAGGTGATGGCCCGGGACGCCCTCGTGGTACCAGGTGGAGACCAGGTCGTACACCGGGAACCGGGTCTCGCCCATGGTCGGCAGCCAGGTCCGGCCCGGCCGGGAGAAGTCCTCCGACGGACCCGTGTAGTACGGGGCCGCGGCGCCGCCCGGCGGGGCGATACGGGACTCCACCCGCCGTACCCGCTCGGCGAGTTCGAAGTGCGTGCCGTCCAGGTCGGCGATGGCCCGGTCCATCAGGCCCTGGAGCCATTCGCGGACCTCGTCCACGCCCTCGATGTGCCGGCCGTGCTCGTCCAGGTGCGCCAGCGCCACCCACGGCGTCCCGGCGCCCGGCAGCACCTTCTGCGCCTCCTTCTCCATCTCGCCCAGCAGCCGGTGGAACTCCGACCAGCCGTACGCGTACGCCTCGTCCAGGTCCAGGTCGGTGCCGTTGAAGTACCGGGCGCTGCGGGCGTACCGCTCCCGGCCCGCCGTGTCCGGGGCGCCCGCGACGGCCGGGGCGTACACGTCCCGCATCCAGTCGCGCAGCGCGGCCACCGAGGCGGTCGCCGCGCGGGCGGCCTCGTCCAGCTCGGCGCGCAGCGCCTTCGGACCGGCGGCGGCGAAGTCCTCGAACCAGCCGCGCCCCTCGCCGGTGTCCGCCCACTCGGTGAGCTGCCCGACGAAGGTCGCCGTCGGCCGGGGCGCCGCGTACAGTCCGCGCTCCAAGCCCAGCGCGAGGGAGGCGCGGTAGCCCTCGTAGGCGGCCGGGACCGCGCGCAGCCGCTCGGCGATCGCCGCCCAGTCCTCGTCCGTCTCCGCCGGGGTCACGGAGAAGATGTCCCGCACCGAGTGGCCGGGCGTGTGCATGTTGCCGACCGCGCGCAGGTGTTCGTCCGCGTCGTGCATGGCCAGGTCGGCGGTCAGCCGTTCCCGCAGCAGCCGTCCGCAGCGGCGCTCGGCGTCACTGTCCGCGCCGGGCAGGCGCTCGGCCTCGTCCAGCGCGGCGAGCGTCGTCCGGGCCAGGCCGGCCAGCGCGGCCTGGCCGGCGGGGGAGTAGTCGGGCAGCCGGCTGGAACTCTCCCGTACGCCGAGGTAGGTGCCGGTGACCGGATCGAGTGCGATGAGGCCGTCGACGTAGGCGTCGGCGACCTGACGGGGCAGCAAGCTCTTGGTGTCGGACATGGCGCCCATCCTGATACCGAGAGCGCGTCCACGTCACCCGTGCACCGGCCATTTCAGCTCTCGGCATGACCGGGCGGCAGCAGCGGCCCGCACTCCCACTGCTGGAAGATCAACCGGGTCTCCACCCGCGCCACTTCGCGCTGGGAGGTGAACTCGTC is from Streptomyces seoulensis and encodes:
- a CDS encoding NAD(P)/FAD-dependent oxidoreductase; the encoded protein is MAADYVDWLRREGRIVIVGASLAGLRAAETLREEGFTGSLTLIGDEPYEPYDRPPLSKSVLLGKASPEHTELPRRRELDAEWRLGVPAAGLDLTGKRVLLADGEEVDYDRLLIATGVRARPWPVPEEAELDGVFVLRTRDDATALTEKLRAGARRVVVIGAGFAGSEVASACREMGLEVTVAERAGAPLVGALGGVIGAVAAELHLENGVDLRTRVTVTALEGDAMGRVRAVHLSDESVVEADVVVVSLGSMRNTEWLSGSGLGAGPRGIASDAGCRAFDFRGIVTDDVFVAGDVARSPHALFGYQFLSLEHWGNAVAQAETAAHNMICPASDRRPHMWMPAFWSSQFGVNIKSVGVPPMGDELMIIQGSTAERRFVGVYGFKGRVVAAVTFDNARWLEYCQRQIEQGAPFPVEYPTVDRRPEGRQPVAADFPDPSLPTHGPTVTLSGYSPADRRLVFTPGHH
- a CDS encoding cytochrome P450, whose translation is MTQPSLVARITDFANRADPYPLYAELRRTPVLHEEEGEPYVISSYWDIESLLHDPRISSDAANMTAAGADELQSESTGLPPSFIRLDPPEHDRLRRIANSAFGPPHEPRRVDDMRGELHTIVTELIDGFAGRTEVDLVDQFAYPFPVTVICRLLGVPREDEPRFRSWVDPLVASLDPETRQSAGPEFVQAAQEARTQLGMYLAGLVEERSKDPRDDMLSDLAAGKGPDGAMTMMEVLSTAVLLLIAGHETTVNLITNGMLTLLRHPEYLQRLREDPELAVNIVEELLRYEPPVQLVPQRTCITDIEVRGVTIPKGSRIWLMLAAGNRDPERFKDPERFDPDRDDLQHLGFGSGIHSCFGAPVARLETQIALAELARRLQDPRLVADPPPYRPNAVLRGPRHLTVTFDGLNP
- a CDS encoding DUF885 domain-containing protein, which translates into the protein MSDTKSLLPRQVADAYVDGLIALDPVTGTYLGVRESSSRLPDYSPAGQAALAGLARTTLAALDEAERLPGADSDAERRCGRLLRERLTADLAMHDADEHLRAVGNMHTPGHSVRDIFSVTPAETDEDWAAIAERLRAVPAAYEGYRASLALGLERGLYAAPRPTATFVGQLTEWADTGEGRGWFEDFAAAGPKALRAELDEAARAATASVAALRDWMRDVYAPAVAGAPDTAGRERYARSARYFNGTDLDLDEAYAYGWSEFHRLLGEMEKEAQKVLPGAGTPWVALAHLDEHGRHIEGVDEVREWLQGLMDRAIADLDGTHFELAERVRRVESRIAPPGGAAAPYYTGPSEDFSRPGRTWLPTMGETRFPVYDLVSTWYHEGVPGHHLQIAQWAHVAEDLSRYQATVGMVSANAEGWALYAERLMDELGYLADAEERLGYLDAQMMRAVRVIIDIGMHLGLEIPADSPFHPGERWTPELAEEFFRAHSSRPADFVVSELTRYLTMPGQAIGYKLGERAWLTGRERARERHGDAFDLKAWHMAALSQGSLGLDDLVDELSRL
- a CDS encoding AAA family ATPase — protein: MRLHRLDITAFGPFGGAQSVDFDALSAAGLFLLHGPTGAGKTSVLDAVCYALYGSVPGARQGGQGTHLRSDHADPRTRTEVRLELTVAGRRLEITRQPPWERPKKRGTGTTLDKAQTWLREYDAVRGAWKDLSRSHNEIGEEITQLLGMSREQFCQVVLLPQGDFARFLRADAEARGKLLGRLFDTRRFADVEKRLAERRRATEARVREGDTALLADAHRMQQAAGDAMELPDLAPGDPGLAVAVLAAAAVARSTARERLTVAHCRLTAAESAHGSAQEELAGTRDIARLQHRFAEARERAARLAERAGEYEETRARMERGRKAENVAPALELREDAERAHRRAVQAEEDARRALPDDHADSGAPGLAAGARRAAEELGGLASARRAEHRLTGLLAERDGLDREEREDEDTAREADAWLDGWEAARAALQTRIESAQESASRAEALAARREPARRRLDAARRRDRLTSDLTAAERQTLDSGQRAQDLRGRWLDLKEQRLTGIAAELAAHLTDGAPCAVCGATEHPAPARKDAGHVDREAEQHAFEEHQEAEREHGEHKQRGTELRAALDAVTAEAGDTPADRIADEVAELEREFEQARQGASALHAAREELRRAEAEREQRLQSRQQSAVRAAARLTRRDTLDGEQTTLEAELTRARGAAESVAARAAQLERLAAVLTEAADAARTAEEAAVRLKEADARLADAAYRAGFDTPSAAAGALLDPATHRALQHRLDERQSEESAVRAVLAEPETVAASRHAPADLVAAGERAAGAERRLREAASARDEAARRTAELDRLSARAEDGARRLAPLREEYDRVARLAALAAGTSADNERRMRLESYVLAARLEQVAAAATARLRLMSAGRYTLVHSDDRSGRGRSGLGLHVVDAWTGRERDTATLSGGETFFASLALALGLADVVTDEAGGVRLDTLFIDEGFGSLDDQTLDEVLDVLDSLRERDRSVGIVSHVGDLRRRIHAQLEVVKDRTGSSLRRRGA
- a CDS encoding ferredoxin; the encoded protein is MRIVVDLNKCQGYAQCAFLAPDVFTMHGEEALLYDPRAADEHRDAVARAAAACPVQAITVEGLHQGAPAEPEQVLTGAPWEPRDGR